The Methanobrevibacter sp. region ATTATTTTTCCTGTAAAATAAAATTTATTATAAATACAAATCTAATCAAAAATAAACCCCATTAAAATAAAATATTGGCCTCACATTTCTTTCTTTTTTAAAACAAAATAGAAAATTGCATATTATTTAAAAATGTAATATATAAAACAATTAAAATAAGGGAGTTGTTTTTTTATGAATTCAAATAAAAAAGAAGACATCATTGTTATAGTTGTAGCCTCTCTTGCCACATTTTACGGCGCATACATGGGGAATGTCACTCCAGTTGCATTGCCTAAAATGGCTGAGATTTTTGGATTAAGCAATATAATGCAGAATTGGGTTACAAACATCTTTTTACTGACTATGGGAGTATTGGCCATTCCTTTAGGAAAGCTTTGCAGCAAATATGGTGTTAAAAGGACATTTATTTATTCTGTAATTTTAATGTTGATTGGAAGTATCGGAACTCCTCTTTCACATACAATTCCGGAATTAATGATTTTTAGAGTAATTCAGGGAATTGGAGGTGCTGGTCTTTGTGTTGATTCAATGCTAATTATCGCAGAAGCAATAAGTCCTGAAAAAAGAGGCCAGGCACTTGGAATAACTGTATGTTTTACATATATTGGAATTGCACTTGCTCCAGTGCTTGGAGGAACATTAACCTATAATTTCGGATGGGAATCAATATTCTGGGTGATGATTCCTTTTATACTGTTAAACCTCATACTTCTTTTTACAATAAATGACGAATGGTTTAAATACCAAAATGAAAAATTCGACATAAAGGGTTCTCTAGTCTTTGCTGTGGGAATATTGCTATTGATATATGGATTTTCAATATTCAATACATTAATAGGCTTTGCAATAACTGTTGTTGGTGTGCTTTTGCTTATTTTATTCGGTAAAATTGAACTGGCTTCCAAATATCCGGCATTTGATATAAAACTATATAAAAATAAGAAATTTTTATCAAGTAATATTGCCAGCATATTAAGTTATGTAGCCACTTTTGTAGTAACCACAATTGTTAACTACAATTTCCAGTATGTTCGCGGTTTTGATTCCCAAATTTCCGGACTGATTTTAATCACTTTTCCCTTATTGATGGCTATTGTAGCCCCTACCGCAGGAAAATTATCTGATAGAATTGATCCTCAAAAGATTTCAACTATCGGGATGATAATTGTAACTGCAGGTTTGATTTTAATTATACCGTTAGATAAGAATACTTCACTTGCAGTCATATTAATCTCATTAGCACTGCAGGGTATAGGTTACGGATTATTTGCAAGTCCGAATATCAATACCATAATGAGCAGTGTTCCACCAAAAGACACTCCGATGGCCTCAAGTGCAGTAGCTACAATGAGAATACTTGGTCAGACATTAAGTACAGGAATTTTAACTGTAATTTTTGCAATAATGATGGGAAATGTTATAATTCAGCCCTCCAATTATCCGCAGCTAATTTATTGTTCGCAAATAACCCTATTGATTATAACCATAATCAGCGCTATCTGTTTTATTGTTTGTCATATAGGTTATAAATCCCAAGACGAATTGTACTTTTAAATTTGTTAAATAGCCATTTACTCGGCTATTTATTTTTACATTTATCTGCTTATTTTTAATTGTTTGAAATTAAATCCATTTTGTTTGCTAATGTTTAATTTTTTAATTGAATTTTTAAAATATTATGCAAAATGTAATTTAATTTGTATATATGCGAAAGGTTTATATAGTATCGAACATATTAATAATAATTAAGATGATTGTCTTAAAGTTAATCTCTAATATTATATCAACCTTTTTCCCGAACTTAATATTTTTTCTTTAGGATAATCCATCTAAAAAGAAAGATTGTTTGTCTTTTATCGGTTTACAAACCATAAATTTAAACAATCTTTCAATTTCAACCATTTCATTATATTCTAAAAAAATAAATACTATAATCTACTATTCTTATTTAATGAAAGTTATTGCTAGTGCTAAAAATGATGATCTTAAAAGATTAAATGAAATTTACAAGGTTCTAAAAAAGAATGATTTTGGGCATTTAATTGAAGAAAATACGTTTTTTAGAAAATTTCCATTTTTAAGAAATTATAAGATTGAAAATGAAGAGGAATTTCCAGACGAATCAGTTCCGTTAAGAGTTAGAAAGGTACTGGAAGAATTGGGTCCTGCATACATTAAATTAGGTCAGATGTTAAGTACAAGACCTGACCTTGTAGGCTTGGAGATTGCAGAAGAGCTTCAGCAGTTAAGGGACAATACTCCTGTAACTCCTTTTGATGAAATGAAAGAAGTCATTGAAGAGGAATTGGACCAGCCTATTGAAAATGTTTATAGTTATATTGACGAAAACCCGTTGGGATCAGCATCAATCGGACAGGTTTATAAAGCCAAATTGAAAAGCACTGGAGAAGAAATTGCAATTAAAGTTCAAAAGCCCAATTCTCGTGATATAATTGAATCTGATATTAAAATAATGAAATT contains the following coding sequences:
- a CDS encoding MFS transporter encodes the protein MNSNKKEDIIVIVVASLATFYGAYMGNVTPVALPKMAEIFGLSNIMQNWVTNIFLLTMGVLAIPLGKLCSKYGVKRTFIYSVILMLIGSIGTPLSHTIPELMIFRVIQGIGGAGLCVDSMLIIAEAISPEKRGQALGITVCFTYIGIALAPVLGGTLTYNFGWESIFWVMIPFILLNLILLFTINDEWFKYQNEKFDIKGSLVFAVGILLLIYGFSIFNTLIGFAITVVGVLLLILFGKIELASKYPAFDIKLYKNKKFLSSNIASILSYVATFVVTTIVNYNFQYVRGFDSQISGLILITFPLLMAIVAPTAGKLSDRIDPQKISTIGMIIVTAGLILIIPLDKNTSLAVILISLALQGIGYGLFASPNINTIMSSVPPKDTPMASSAVATMRILGQTLSTGILTVIFAIMMGNVIIQPSNYPQLIYCSQITLLIITIISAICFIVCHIGYKSQDELYF